Part of the Lycium ferocissimum isolate CSIRO_LF1 chromosome 6, AGI_CSIRO_Lferr_CH_V1, whole genome shotgun sequence genome, TATTTATGTATGGAACtatattaattttcttaaaaaaataaaaaaataaaaaaataaaaaaaatcacgtGTCACAAAAATTGGTAGGAGCTATATACGGGCATATTGTTAGTAAAATGTACTGGTTTTCATGGCTGCATAGTTTGGTTCAATGGTAAAGGTAGTATAGCATGGGATGTGGGGTCGGCGCATGTCGCGAATTCAACCTGCTTTGAATCAAGTGTGATATTTAAGCAGAGAAGAGTAGAGGAGCAGACCCATTACCCAATGAATTTCAAAGCTGCAAATAGTGATTTCTCCGTTAGACAAAAAACATTGGTTTCATGTCCTTATGTTTTTCCTGTCCTACATCTTTGGGAAATGTTGTCTTCTAGTGTCAGTATCTATGCTAGAAATGTTCATGCTTCATATACAAAATAAGACCTTATAAAGGGAATTGTCTATGTTTTCTTAGCACAACAGATTTTAAAGTTGACTATGATCATATTACAGTAAGGGGTCGTTTGATTGCTGATTAGAATTAAGTGGGTATTAGTAATGTAGGGATAAGTTATGCAGGGATTAGTAATCcagggtttagttattcatgtgCTACGATTcttgtattagttattccatcttctacctcgcataaaataatacataaatttactcataatttacacaTGTTTTATTTATGTGGGATTGTAACATGATAATCAAACACCATACTTGTTTGCTGAATTTCATAGAAAGCCACTAAAGAGCTACCAAACATGATATTAGCTATGCtagttttaatacatgaataactctCTTCcgaaccagcaaccaaacgacccctaagtaaTTTACGGGCCAGAATACCTTAAGTTGGTGTCACAACCTGCTAGTCTGAGCCTTTTTCCTTTTCGGCAACCGTTAGTGCATGGAGAGGATTTGAGGACAAGGCAAGGAATTTTAAGGCATAATCAGGTCAGCAGCTTGTATCATGAAAACCCCAGGTATCAACCCAAAGACTAGAGGGGCTCAAAATTCCTTTGTTTACTGTTCGGCGTGTATGCAGGTTCTTTTCTAttggttttctttaaaaaaaaaaaaagataataataaaaaataaaaaaaattaacgatAGACATATGCTACTCTGGGGAACGTAAGTAACAATATACATTGTTAtgttaatttcaaaaaaaatatacattgtCATGTTTGAGTGTTTGTGAGGATGTGAACTGATTGAACCTTAATGTGTGTGTTTCAAGGAGAAACGGATTGAAACATATCTTAAGGTATTTCTGCTTCTATGCAGGGCCAGGTGAAGCAGAAGCTATCTTCAGGAGGAAAATATGTATCAGTAAATATCGGGCCCATTCAAGTTGTTTCAAGTGAGCAGGTATATCCTTTGGCCTTTGCACCTTAAATTTGTCGATCCACTGCAGCATAATCCATCGTATGACACGATTGCCCTCGTACAGGTTCAAGCTGTATACGAGGCCATGAAGAGAGATGACAGGATGAAATACTTTCTGTAAACTGCTTTCTTCACTACCTTTGTATATAATGGAAATACCTAAGAGTATGTCGTTTTGTACTTTAGTTTAACCTTGTTTTCTACTATATATCTATTCATTGAACTAAACATTCTTACTGGATTTTGGGAAACAAGTGTGGAGGGTAGTTTATGTATTTTTCCTTTAATGCTACTGGATGACACCTTGATAGACAAGAGATACACCTCGCCAGGCTTGAATCCCTTAAATGCACCTTCTTCTTtacaaataagaaattgaagatttagtTGCGATTAGAAATCAACATTCCACGTGCACCTTGTATTGATATGGTGCGGGTAGGTATGCCTTTTGAACCACTCGAAAGTAAAGCTTAGTAATACCAACCTATGCTATATGTCTTTATGGATACACTTGTTTTGATGGGCTTATGacttttggcttaaaagcaagtgtttaaaagtttttttttatctcactCAAACACTAtaaaagtgcttataaatttattttggcttaaaatcatttaaaataagtcaatccaaacatgctcttTGTTTGACTATCTGTGAGAAGTCGAACGATTACTTGCTAATTactttgttttgattatttctTTTCTACATTTGAAGATCTGATATTTGCGGTTAATAATAACTTTTAGAGTTAATACTTCCAAATCCTCCTAAACCATTCATGTTTTGTTAGTTTAATACTTAAATTATACGGTGTTGTTGTTACCCTCTTAACTTTAATATTTCTTATCTAAAATTCTCATGTAGTGTCAAGTGGAATTGAGAGTGGTCTCACTCTCTATTCACTTTGTAGTGTGCGAGACCGAGAGCTAGAGAATAAGCCAAAAATACCATTTAtgtgttccttttttttttttcctccttttcttggtcactttttcttcttcaaatctctACATCTTTTGCTAATAACGGTAAATTAATAAAAACTCAACCTTAAAATGATAgtaacacaaaaataaaataatcagaAAAAAAAGTCTAGTTAAAATCACGATTGAATTTTGTCATAACAGTAAACTCAATTGAAAGATaactttaaaataatattaataattaaaaaaatcaatactggtttctcaaaataaaaagataaaaaaacagtgattaaaaatttaaaaaaactagAAAGTATACATTAAAGcgtaaaacaatttttttttcttatttgttctTTCATCTTGGTTTCTCTAAatttattgatttcattttttcttcaaaatccaaTAATCTTATAGCAGTATATTCAGTTGAAAACTCATATTTCTAAAATAAcagtaaaataaaagaaattaatcaataacaacaaacCTAACtgtaattaaataaaaactcaataataataaattcaaCTGAAAGATTTGAATTATAAAACTTACTTAAAATAAATGTTGTGTGCAGTCGAGTCTactggaagaaagaaaaaataataaataaaacaaaataattaatttaaaaattgattGTAAAATGCCAcataaatgtttttaaaaaaatattttttagctaTCACACAGTACAAAGAGAGTGAGATCACTCTTCATATCACTTGCAATGTAGGGATTTTTTAAATAGCAAATGTCATAAGTTCAGATGGGCAACATTAACACTTTATAGTTTAAGTATGAAATTAATAAAACTTGGATAATTTAGGGGTTTTGAGGTATTAACTCGAATTTATCAAAATCTAGGATCTTCTTTCAATGATAATAAAAAAACTACATAATTGTGAAATTTAGTGGATCAACCTAACCTGTCATGCACATCTATCACAGGACAAAATTGGATTATGTTAagggaaaaaggtcaaaaatatcTCTCCTTTGGAAAAAAGGTTAAAattatcctccgaacttattttgggtcaaaaatacccctctcatccttaaagttttcaaatatacccctgtcttgacggaaattatccttCCAAATAactcaaaattcttttttaaacccgctccatcatttaaactcgacccaactaaataataacccataagatccccttattcccccaatacgtaggtatgaagtttgagggaattgggggtataaggggatcttatgggttattatttagttgggtcgggtttaaaaaatgattccGGGTTATTTTGgaggataatttccgtcaagataggggtatatttgaaaactttaaggacgagagggatatttttgacccaaaataaattcggaggatatttttagccctttttccaaaatagagggggtatttttgacccttttcccttattttaaTCCCTTTGCTCATTAGCTGATGCTACcgaagcccccccccccccctccatgCATTTCGAGGGGTCTATTGGATTTGTATCctttataaattactttttattttgtgacttttctacaagaattttttttttttacacataagagacTGAAAATAACGCATTAGAGATTCTTATAGAGTAATTTCTTCTACTCAAATCGTGAAGGGCAACATTTAccaatttccttcttttttttttttttttgggggaacaaaaataaaaaccgGTTACTTATTTTGTTCTCCCAAATATTCATCgtatattattttctaatccACTTTagattttgttcctttttttaaaaataggacATCGTTAATATGATCCCGCGTCACAAGCAGAAGAATAAACCAtattacacacatatatatatagcaataCACAATTGTTTCCCTCTCTTCTCCATGCTCTTGGCGTCCTCCGATTCTCCTTCTCCTtgcatattcttcttcttcctcctcttttATTTTGAAGTTTTGTAGATTGAACTTCATACTAGTGTAAGTGCGCAAATATCCATTTTTAGGACACATGAAGGATTCATTCTTTCAATTGAATTATTTGTAAAATATTTGCACAATACGATGAGCTAACTTTACCTCCCTTTTGAACCAAACGGGTTCACTAAAAAGATAAAAGAGATATACCCTGATCTCACTCACCAAGCAGTAACATACCCATTCATCGAAATCtaactaattaaaaataagcTATTTATAGTAGCTACTTAGACTATTACATAAATGGCCAAATGGACCTTAAGCGTTAATTGTAAAACTAGCTTTCATTCTTGACCCCTTATAGCACGCATTTGCCTTGAAATCATCTTGTAAGGGTTCCACATTATGAGTGCTAGGTCAGCATGTATAGTGGAGTCATAGGGAGTTCGTGTTTTAGGGGGGGCATAATTAAGTTATTTTTAGGATCCtcaatgtatatacataaaaatacacacGGTTTTTGCCGATATTATGGAGTACTAGCAAACCTCCAATCATAAGTCCACCTATGATACGAGGTCTTACAACATTACCTTGAATGTTTGCAAGAAAGTGTTTTGGCGACTTTAGATTCATAAACTTCTGGGCACATGAAGGCAATTTTACCATTACATCAAAGCTTCCGTTTACAATGTGTAGATATTACCGTAAAAAGGTTATTAtacaaaagaaggaagggcgggggggggggggagggagggggtGGTGGTTTGGTTACAATTTTTTCAAACATGTTGCAGGGTTTAAAAGGCTAAAACAAGTATGATCTAGAATTTAAACTTTCAAGCAATGTGAAGTACCATATAATGCTCTTAAGAGAAGCAATATTAATTCCATAAAACAAGATGAATGCCTTTCTTTTGTTTGAAGAAACTGCCATGTAACTACTACCGCTCATAAGAACACTAAAAACTGGAAAAGTAGGGTCGTGCAGCCACAGGCAGAGGCACATCATTCCAGAAGACCCATGCACGCCAATATTTACAAGATAAAGGGCATGGTTAATTTATTTATCGTCGTTATCATCTAGTAATGTCCTTGTATTTATGCAGGCATTTAGACGATTCAGCTCATCCCTGTGCTCATCTAGAACAGCTCAGACAACATCTCCGATGGACACCAGACTCTGATCAAATACTAGAATGTACCTGATGCGGTTATCTGTGACATATTGTGTCAGAATATAtagaaagaattgaaagaaagCATTTAGGCATGAAAAAATCACGGTCCTTTAAGACATATTGCTCGTATACTTATTGCAGAATACAAAGTTTTTCAAGACACAACAAAACATATACTACGAATCAATAAGCCGCCTTTACATACACACACAAATTTAATGTTTTGTAATAAAATATATTGTAGCTTCACAACAGGTCTAGCTACTAGAATAGCCTTTGAAAAGAAGCACATTACGAtacttcatatttctttttatgacaGGAAGAGGCTTTTAAGTTCAGCACAAATGCAGAGTCTTAAGAAAGAGACAATAATGAGACTTAAGGAATCAATGACAACCACCAAATACCAGTAATCttcctttttcaaatttatgTTTAGTCTCCAAGCAACCTTATTTAAAGATGCTTCCATACAGGAGATCACAACTGAACTCAAATGATTCTAGAGGCAGAGTTAACTTTAAACAAGATCACATTGAAAAACTAAATATAGGAGAAATTAGATATATGTTACTTCTATCTTATAGTGTCcacaaaattcaacattttCATAGACAACAAAATATCTTAAACAACAACTATGACAAAGCTACACATGGATACACGATCATAGAACAATTTCAATATTCAAAACTTGTACAGAAAAGCAAAGAGGTAACATCACCAACTCTAAAGCCAGTCAAGAAGAAGTTGATATCTTATAGAAGTGGTTGATACCTTTTAATCTAATAATTCCAGCAAGTGATTTATTTTCCCCAGTTTCCAAAACCGCCATGGTCCCAACATTATGGTGTTCCAAAATGTCAGATATTGCAGTGTTTTCAAAACCATGTTCTTCCGTACGAACAGCTGAAGTAGATTCATGACGTGAAAACATAGGTGGTACTGGATTCACTAAGCGGACATGTCGTCGAACAACATTCTTGAGTATTTTTCAATGAAATATGATTGCAATGAAGACCATAATTTGAATTTAGACAGATAACAGTTCAAATTTGCCTACAAGAGCAGCCAGATAACAGTTCAAATTTGCCTACAAGAGCAGCCTAAGAtccaatgaaaaaaaaaaaaaaaaaaaaaaaaactaaaaaacatTAATGTTCCATCAATTTACTAAAATCCTAATCTCTAATACTGACATATTTTGACGTAATAAAATTACGTCAACAGTAACAGATAACTGGTCAATGTATTGATTGGCCATAGAAGAAATCTAATCAGCAAGGCCACCACCACTTAGACATGTAACAGTAAGAGGGCTTGTTCTTCCATCCTTTAAGTTCTTAGCTTagttgaattttcttttttgtttttctctccttctctttttgtAGAAACCATGAGAAAACAAAAAGGCCAGAGGTGCCTTAAATGTCAGTCATCGGAATGAATCTTCCATAGTGGTAGCTCATACCTGAAACCCATGGATCTCACtctgttttctttattttcttacaaCAATCAAATACTACAAGTACAATTACTACATGTCAAGCCTATTATGCTCTATTGGGACAAATTTTCATTCTTCAGCAATCAAGCCTAGCTATCATACTTGGATAAATAGAGAAACTGAATAAAAAAGCTCCAGAGTGTAAATAAGGAAGAAAAGAGCTCACTCTCAACTGTGAAAAACCATTTCTTGAATTCCTACACGCGCAAAAGAAGACATTTTTATACCCAAATCCCCTATAAACCACTAGGCTGAACAAGATTCTTCCTGCACCATAGGTACAAGATTTTTAAACATTTATGATTTAACCAGCTCTATGTTGTTTATCTTGTCACCATTGAGATGTCTATCATTCCTCTTCATCGAAATAGACCAGAAAGGTAGGAAGGAATAGCAGTTGTGTAGTGCTTGTTGTCCCCTGATGAAGACTGCTGTACCAGCTGCTCAGTGCAAATTTAATGCATCTTGGAATGACCTAGTGGACACCAAAAATAGCAATGTACACTGTCCAGATTTGTCTAGTGAAGCAGTGGATGATTACCGATTCATTGACACTTCCACCCAAAAAGCATCTGCCGAACAAAACGATTCCTCTTTTGCGAGTTGCCATGGGTTAAACAAGCTTAGCGAGTAGCGATCCAAGTGAAACAAGTGGTTTCAAAGCTGCAATTGCCTTCCGAATTGTTCTCCACAGTAAGTCAGCAACCTGATCATTCAGAGATAGTCTCCAATTTCAGCagcaattcatttatatcttcAAATTCCCAATCAAAAGGCCCTTCACCGGACcaatgaaaattttactttgACAATATTACTATTTTACGAAAATGTGAACTCCCAATAAGCATCCATCACTCCTGGATCATATATAAACATCCAAAAATATATTGTTAAAGAGTTTGgatatgatgttgatcattCATCTATAGTATATCCTACCAGATTCGAACTTGTTTCAATTCAATTTCAGGAAAACCAaaattattcatactatatggtTCAGGAGTTGATCTTGTCAGTTCTGGTGTTCCCTTTATGGATGAGATGATGTAACAAGGACTTTTAGAAACTACTGAAAGTTTTGTTTGTGTAGCAATTTCTAAGTTAAAGGCAATTCTTATTCAttctaaaaaaaacaaaaaaaaaacaaaaaatagaaaatgataATACCTGAAGGTAACAATTATAAATTTGTCCCTTCTCTGTGCTTCCGTCGAAAAAATACCTGAAGATGATAGCAGAGAAAATGATATTACCAGACTTATGACGTGTAGACATAAAGAAACTcaccattattttttttattttatttttttaaatcggTATGGTGACCATTTTTCTCATATTAAGAGTGCAATAACATTTGATATGTAAGAAAAAGAAGGTCAGATAAGAAACTCAAAATATCTAAATTGAAGTACCTCCTCAATAGGCCTGCCTAGAAAACTCAAGCACTGTTCTAATTGCCATCACCTTCTGCAATTGTATTGGATGCCATTTCTTTTGCAGGGataaaaaggaaattgtatCACAGCCATACTGTAGCGAATAAACCAAGCGAAGGAAATATTCACTTTATATTTATCAAGTGAAGCTCTGATATCATGTCAAGGACGGAAGGATTCTCCCTTATAACTTTTACCAAAAACTCAATTGTTATTGCATCAAATGAGAAGCCACTTACAGGCATTTCCTTCATGAAAGTTGCCATTTGACTAATTTTGCTGCACCTGAGAAATCCTTGCACAATAACATTATACGTAACGTTGTCCGGAAAACAACCATTGTCCTCCATTTTTCTAAGCATATCTTTAGCTTCATCTAACAACCCTTGCAGACAAAATCCAGTTATCATTGAATTGAATGTTCCCACATTTGGAAGCAATCCCGTTGAAGAAAGCTTCTCAAAAATAGCATGAGCTTTGTTAAGTTTACCATAAATGACAACATTATAAAATTCAATATTAacattttctctctttctttccaacttattaAAAGAGTGATACAGCTTCTTCAATAAGTCCATCCTTAAAATAACCTTTGAGCAAAGTGCCATAAGTGTATAAGTTAGGTACGTGTAATGTACTTGAAGTAAAAGAGAAGATCGAACCAAGAAATTGGGGAATTTTATTAGACAATCAAATCTGTTACAACTAGGGTTACAATTGAATGAATCTAATCTAACTATAAATGTTTCTGAGCTGTGATAAACCCCTGCAATGGCAGTGGAGGATTATGTAACAATGGAGGAATTGAGTAGGgaataagaagaagagaaaagagaaagagagaacaGAGATACGAAGAGAGAGAATTAGCAATAGCAATTTCAGGCCTAACCCTTTTTTAGCCAATTCTAGTGTATATATAAAAGGGAATTGCCACGTGCTTCCCATGTGCCTTGGGTTCATTACAATCCATCCCGCTTGAAATCAACCTTGTCCTCAAGGTTGTTGAAGGAGACAATGGCTAGTTGCTAGCGGTTGTTTACTTCTAAATGGCAGGTAACCCTGAACACCCACAAAAGTGCCAATGCCAGCGACTATAACGCAAATGTGTGAGCTTGTCCACCGAAGTCGTCTCAGGCTGCCTATCAACTCTCGCATCGGTCTGTTGTATCATTGAAATTGTAGCAAGAGATTTTTCAATCCTTGCATAGGTGCCAAACACAATCATCCCAAAAAGCTCAGATTTAAGGTCACTCTCTTGATAATAGCAACTGGTTAATACACACCAAGAAACTATACTCTTCCCCATTAAATCATTATCAATTTTATCCTCATATTTCAGGACAAACACCATAGCAGGATCCATCAAAACTATCAGTAACCATGATACCCATTCATGAAGTTTTGAATCCACAGTGCATCCTGGCTGAAGAGTCAATCTATAGGCATCAATTAAACCCCTTAACTGCCTCTTACCTCCTTTCTTTGCAATCTTGTCACCAATCACTAAACATTTACAAGTATAGTCAATGAAGTAAACAGGGAGCACTAACGAATCATCAGTTGCTTCACCATAAGCCAGGTTGCTAGCAACTCCCTTCCAGTAGCAATTACATAGATTCTTGAAATTCAAACTTGAACAAATATTATATGAATGTTCAGAGCACACTCGATAACGTCCAAATGCAGCAATACCTTCGGGAGAATTTATTATCTTATTAATGTCAACAGAAGACTCATTGAAGCACATCACCATGAGGTTAATTAGACCAACAAGTGTGGATTCTACTTCAAGAACCTCAACATAAGAGACATGAAAGAACCGTATGCTATCAGCTACAACCCATTTTTGGTGTAGACAAGACCAAAATGATAGCGAGGGATAGTAGAACTTCAGCAAAAAGACCGTATTAGGAGTTACTAACCATAGAATCAAGGTATTTTTCACAAGGTTGCAAAGAATACCATGACCTTTAGATGTTAGTGTCAAAACACTTGGCTGGGAGGATTTATCTATACAGAACACGACTAAGGAAATAAGAGGCAAAGGTTTAATCATCTCACCAACTATACTTTGGTAACTCAATAAGGTCATCCACTCAATAAAGAACTCAGGTTCAGTTCTCTGTCGATAATCTGAGAAGCTGACTGCCCAGAATGCCCAAGCATACTTTTGAATAAAATCCTTTATTACAATTGCAGCAAGATCAAACACGCTTCCACCACGATCTCCTTGCTTATAGAACATTAGCCTATTTTGCATTGCCCAGGTTCTTAAGGGTGTAATCAACAGTAAAAAGGAAGTCACTACACCATTAATGAATCTCCCTCCGAACAAAAAAATTGCTAAGAAACTATCCTGCAattcaccaacaacaattctTGTGTCCTTCCAGTAGACATCAAGCAATCCATTAAACCGTCTCACATTCCAGTGGTTCGCAGCCTTAGCAATATTAGCGAGCTGTATTTTAGAATAATCCAAAGAATACACAAACAAAGGAAGCGAGGCGCTAACTGCAATTTTGGCTCCAACGAATAACTCCTTCAATTGATTTAGCCAGTCAAACACTATGCTTGTATCCCCACTTAGTAACCATGATTGAGAGCTAGCCGTCAGTAGCGAAGGAAAATTTGACGTAATAAACTGCATGGAGCTAATACAGAACATATCAGTTGTAATACCTCCAGGATCAAACACTATAATAGTTTCATCATTCTGACCTTCAGATACGTAAGAGGAGTCAGCAAACAAATATGAAATAGGCGCAACATCTAGTTCGAGCATTTCATCAAACAACTTATGTGGGTCATCTAACTCATGACTTATCCCATAGAAAACATGAGATATTATGCACTTAAAGTCCTTAACACCCAATTCCACCCTATGGAGCTCACACAATTGAGATTTCCAATCAAAAGTAAGAGGAACTTGCTGGCTTACCTTAATTTCCAGATATTCATTTGACTCATTGGACTTCCCAACTATTTCAAGCGGAAGTATGAGAAACTCATTGCCTACCTCAATGTTCTTGAGGCTTAAAGACTTTTTTAAAGAGGCATCTTCAAGCTTCAAGGATTTTACAATAGGTTCGTCAGGAATGTCACCCCTTGGTGATTTCTGTTGCACAACATCTCTTGGACTCAATACGGCTTCACTTGACGGAACCTCTTGATCAATTAAATCTCCCGTCGCAcctgtgatttcttttcttttactttcttgatcttctttaaGAAGATGATACCCGCTTTCATTATCTTCAAAAGTAATTCCAAACATCTCCAAGATTTTGTCCATTTTCTGATTGAGTCCATCTAATCCTCCATTCAATCTGTCAAAATATGACTTGCTCTGTGCCGTAAGAGACTGAAGTTGATTCTCCAATTGCTCTGTATACTCCTCATATGGAGTTTCTTCTACCATGGTTGTAGAACTACCCAAGGTGTCAAGatattgctctgataccatttgtaATGTACTTGAAGTAAAAGAGAAGATCGAACCAAGAAATTGGGGAATTTTATTAGACAATCAAATCTGTTACAACTAGGGTTACAATTGAATGAATCTAATCTAACTATAAATGTTTCGGAGCTGTAATAAACCCCTGCAATGGCAGTGGAGGATTATGTAACAATGGAGGAATTGAGTAGGGAATAAGaggaagagaaaagagaaaagagaaagagagaacaGAGATACGAAGAGAGAGAATTAGTAATAGCAATTTCAGGCCTAACCCTTTTTTAGCCAATCTAGTGTATATATAAAAGGGAATTGCCACGTGCTTCCCATGTGCCTTGGGTTCATTACAGTACGGGCCCCCTAGATAGCATCTCATTAATGAACTTTTTTGCAGAGCCTATTCTTCCAATGTCAAACAAACCTTGCAAGATAGTATTGTAGGTAACACTATCAGGTCTTGATCCGTTTTGAGAAATTTCACAAAACAATTGCATGGCCTCGGTCAGTTTCTTTTTCTTACAGTATCCATTTATTAGTATGTTGTAACAAATAATGTTAAGCTCAATGCCCTCATCTATCATGATATCAAATATTCTTCTCGCTTTATCCACTTGACCATGCAAACAATATCCATCTATTATCACGTTGTGGGTGATCACATTAGGCTCCACACCTTTTCCGATCATGTGTCGCATTACTTCCTCGGCATCTTCTACTTTCCCTTCTTTGAATAATCCATCAATCAACATGGTGAAGGTGCGCACATCTGGATAAATATTAAGGTTCACCATCTCAGTGAAAAAAGTCTTAAGCTTTTCCCACTGACCAAGCTTACACAAACCATCAATTAATGAACTATAAGTGACTATGTCCGGACGAATGTCTTTCTGCTTCATCTCATTCAAAAGATTGATACCCCATCTAAGTTTCTATCTTTGCA contains:
- the LOC132061306 gene encoding pentatricopeptide repeat-containing protein At3g22470, mitochondrial-like, with protein sequence MALCSKVILRMDLLKKLYHSFNKLERKRENVNIEFYNVVIYGKLNKAHAIFEKLSSTGLLPNVGTFNSMITGFCLQGLLDEAKDMLRKMEDNGCFPDNVTYNVIVQGFLRCSKISQMATFMKEMPVSGFSFDAITIEFLVKVIRENPSVLDMISELHLINIKYFFDGSTEKGQIYNCYLQVADLLWRTIRKAIAALKPLVSLGSLLAKLV
- the LOC132061307 gene encoding pentatricopeptide repeat-containing protein At3g22470, mitochondrial-like — protein: MKQKDIRPDIVTYSSLIDGLCKLGQWEKLKTFFTEMVNLNIYPDVRTFTMLIDGLFKEGKVEDAEEVMRHMIGKGVEPNVITHNVIIDGYCLHGQVDKARRIFDIMIDEGIELNIICYNILINGYCKKKKLTEAMQLFCEISQNGSRPDSVTYNTILQGLFDIGRIGSAKKFINEMLSRGPVL